The genomic stretch CCGTGGCGATGATTTTAGTGCCGAACCAGGTTTTATCTTTATCGTAGAAATCCGGGCTGATATGACTGACCGGCGCATCAGGGTACGCCATCAGCTTGCCGTCTTTTTTCAGCGCACCCAGATTGATCGAATCCGCCACCAGCAGCACATCGGCTTTCACATCACCGGCCATCATTTCGGTCTGCAACACATTCATCAGCTGGGTGGTGCCGTTACGCGTCCATTCCACCTGGACGTCGGGATACGCCGCTTTGAAGGCATCGACCGTCTGTTGCGCGATTTCCGGTGCCTGAGAGGTATAAATCACCAGTTTGCCCGCTGCGGTTTCCGCTGCATGTGCAGAAGTGAACAGCACGGTAGCCAGTGACAGCGCGCAAAAACTCAATCTGATGGTATTAGAAATGTGCATAGCCCGGTCCTTTTGAGAATAAATGGTTTGAGAATGAAGCGTTTCGGGAAGGGATCATTGAGGAAGTACCCAGCCGTCAGCGATGATAAAAGTGACGTTGTCACCTGGCTGAACCTCTTTTTTAGAATGAAGGGATAATCTGAGTTCCGGCGCGGCGTGCGGCGTGATGTCTGTCTGGCAGTAACCACCACGATAAATCTGCCGGGAAACCCGTGCCGGAATCCCTGTTTCGCCCGGTTCGGCAAAACGTAAATCTGCCGCGTGAACACACGCCTGCGCCTTTGCCACGGCAGGCTGTGAAACCGCCGTGCGCAACCTGACGCGGGTGCCAAAAATTGCGACCTGCGCATAGCCGTTACCGTCGGGTTGTATATTCGTCACCGGAATGACGCGCCCGTCATCGATAAACGTGGCGACCATTTCATTGGCCGGTTCGCGGTACAACATCTGCGGCGTGGCGAACTGCATCACGCGCCCTTCGTTCATCACCACCACGCGGTCAGCAAGCGACATCGCCTCCTGCTGGTCATGAGTGATATACAACAGCGTCGCGCCGGACTGTTTGTGAAAGCGGCTGAACTCTTCTTCCATCGCCGCCCGCAGGTGTACATCCAGGTTTGCCAGCGGTTCATCGAGCAGAACCACGCCGGGACGCGTCACCAGACAACGCGCCAGCGCAACCCGCTGCCGCTGCCCGCCAGATAAATCCGAGGGCCGACGGGTGGCAAAATCGCGTAACCCCACCAGCGCCAGCGCTTCCTGTGTGCGAACGCGCCGCTCATTGCGATCCATCCCCACGACTTTCAGGCTGTACGCCACGTTCTCTTCCACCGACATATGCGGCCACAGCGCGTAATTCTGGAACACGATCCCCAGTTCACGTTTCTCCGGCTGCACATGCACGTCGGGCGAAGAAAACAGACGGTCGCCTACGGTGATCGTGCCGCTGTTCACCGTTTCAAATCCGGCCACGGTGCGCAGGAGCGTGGTTTTCCCGCAACCCGACGGGCCCAGCACAGCCACAAATTCTCCTGGCAGGATATGCAAGGAGACATCGTTAAGCACCGGTTGTGTGGCGAAGGATTTGCTCAGGTGGGAAATCTGGATGGCAGACATGCGTCGGTGTTTTCCTCAAGGCGGCGATGACCTGTTCAATGAGAAAACAAATTACTGCGGTTTTGTGACTGTTTTATGAACGGGTTGAGAAGGTTTGGTTTGTCTTATGTTTCAGTCATTTATTTTTTGCGAGACATCGCGGAGGAAAAGATCGCCCTTCTGAATTCCCTGCAAATACCCGACAGGATGCGCGGGTGCGATGGCACAACGCGTCGGGCGCGGGAAAGAATGTGAACCCCGTTCCCGTTTAAAAATAATCATAAATGATTACTTCCACTTTGCACAAAACGTAATCATACTCCACCGCAAGGAAAGCCACTGTGTACGACGTGACGGTGTTGCCTGCTGCTCAGAAAGAACTACGTAAATTGCCTATGCCGCTGTATGTCTCTTTGGTTGATGCAATAGAAGAACTCGAGTTTCACGGCCCGGCTTTACAGGATCCCCAGGTACGATATGTAGGAAATGGGATGCGCGAAGTCCGGGTCACCACCCAGGATGGTTTGGGCAGAGCATTTTACTTTTTTATGCAGGGACGACGTATTTATGTCGTACACATCCTGCATAAGAAAACGGCGAAGACACCTCGTCAGGATCTGGAACTGGCAATTGAACGCATGAAAAATATCAAAAGGAATGAATATGAAAGATGTTGATGACGACTATAAACTTATCCCTTTTAGTGAAGTTAAAGCAGAAGCGATGAAGAACCCTGAGTTTGCCGCTGCTTACGCGGCACTCAAGATGCATAAAAAAATGGTCGCCGAGCTTAAAGAAACGCGTAAGGCTGAAGCGCTGACTCAGGAAGACATGGCCCGCCTCACCGGGTTAAAAAAGCAAAATATCAGCAGACTGGAAAATGGCGTTGTCTCTCCGACTTTCTTTACGCTGAGCCGTTACGCTGCCGCACTTGGCGGCACAATTGAGTTCAAAAAACTCAGCTGAACGTCTCAATGTGCGCCCCGTACGCCGCGATAAATTCCCCCGCTATCGCCACTGCGATTTCAGCGGGGAGTTTACCCCGCACATCCGGCAGGCCGACCGGGCAACGCATTCTCATCAGTTGCTCGCCGGAAATCCCCTTGCCGGATAAACGATAATCAAAGCGTTTACGCTTCGTCTCAGAACCAATCAGCCCGAAGTAGCGGAAATCGCCGCGTTTCAGAATCTTTTCACTGAGGGCAAAGTCCAGCTGATGATCGTGCGTCAAAACCATGAAATAGCTGCCAGCGGGCATTTGCGCCACGGTGCCTTCCGGCTCGTCATCCACCACACAGGTTATCTGCGGGTCAACGTGAACAGGAAACTCACTGGCGCGCGCATCCACCCAGGTGATCCGGCACGGCAATGTACTGAGTATGTTCACCAGCGCACGCCCCACGTGTCCGGCTCCATAGACCACCACATGCGGCTGTGGCTGCCCGAGCGGTTCGAGCAAAACAGTCGCCATGCCGCCGCAACATTGTCCGAGCCGTGCGCCTAACGAAAAATGCTCTAACCGGCTGGTTTTCGCGCCCTGTTGCAACATTTCGCGGGCAATGGCGGTGACCTGAAACTCCAGGTTTCCACCGCCCAGCGTATAAAACAGGTCACCGGCGGTGATCAGCATTTTACTGCCCGCATCACGCGGCGTGGAGCCTTGCTGATCAACCAGCGTCGCTACCACGCAAGGCTCGCCGCGCTGCCGGAGGTCATGTAAACGGGTCACCCAGTCATCTGTGCGCATAGAAACCTCCGTTATCCGTTCACTTTTTCGGTTTTTTCACTGACGCCATTGGTGACAACGTCACCGGAAAACCGCAGCTGATTGATGCCGTTAAGTACCCTTTCCGGCGTGGCGGGCGCATCAATATGCGGATGAACGCGGTAATCCGCGAGGCTGGAAACCGCGTCTTTAATCGCGCACCAGACAGAAATCCCGTGCATAAACGGCGGTTCACCCACGGCTTTGGAATGGAAAACCGTGTCTTCCGGATTCTTGCGGTTTTCCACCAGATGAACGCGCAAATCCTGCGGAATATCACCGATGGCCGGGATTTTGTACGCCGCCGGGCCGCTGGTCATCAGCCGCCCTTTATCATTCCACACCAGTTCTTCGGTCGTCAGCCAGCCCATGCCCTGAACAAATCCGCCTTCCACCTGGCCGATGTCTATCGCCGGATTCAGCGAATCGCCGACGTCATGCAGAATATCGGCGCGCAGCAGTTTGTATTCGCCGGTCAGGGTATCCACCAGCACCTCGGCGCAGGCCGCGCCATAAGAGAAGTAATAGAAAGGATGCCCGGCCGCCTTGCTGCGGTCATAGAAAATCTTCGGCGTTTTGTAATATCCGGTACTGGAAAGCGGCACCTGATTCAGCCAGCACTGGGTGGCGACCTGCTCAAAGCTGAAATACTCATTTTTAACCCGCACCTGACCGTTGCTGAATTCCACGTCACTTTCTGCCGCGTCATGAACCCGCATCAGCATTTCCACCATGCGCGCTTTAATGATTTCTGCCGCATTCTGCGCCGCTTTACCGTTGAGGTCGGTACCGGATGATGCTGCCGTCGGCGACGTGTTCGGCACTTTTCCGGTATCCGTTGCCGTGATCTGAATGCGGCTGATATCCACCTGAAAAACTTCAGCGACAATCTGCGCGACTTTGGTATTCAGCCCCTGGCCCATTTCCGTGCCGCCGTGATTGAGCTGAATACTGCCGTCGGTATAAACCAGCACCAGCGCGCCCGCCTGATTGAGGAAACTGGCGGTAAAGGAGATGCCGAATTTCACCGGCGTCAGCGCCAGCCCTTTCTTAAGGTACGGATTACTTCGATTAAATTTCGTGACAGCGTCACGTCTTGCCGCGTATTCCGCACTCTCTTCCAGCTTCGATGTCATCTCTTCCAGCAGATTCTGACCCACAGGCTGGTGATAATGCGTGATGTTGCGACTTTCCTGACCGTAGTAATTGTTTTTGCGCACGGTCAACGGATCCATCCCCAGCTCGCGGGCGATGTGATCGACAATATGCTCGATGGCCAGAATTCCCTGCGGTCCGCCAAAACCGCGATAAGCGGTATTCGACGCCATATTGGTTTTACAGCGGTAACCGGTAATTAAGGCATCGCCGAGGTAATAGGCGTTATCGGAATGGAACATCGCCCTGTCGACGATAGAACCGGAGAGATCTAACGAATACCCGCAGTTGGCCGCCAGTTTCAGGTCGATACCGTGAATGATGCCGTCGTCCGTAAACCCGACGTCGTAGCTGACGTGAAACGGATGGCGTTTGCCGGTGATCAGCATGTCGTCCTGCCGCGCCAGACGCATTTTCGCCGGACGTCCGGTGAGATGCGCAGCGAGTGCGGCCAGACAGGCCGTGCCGGCCGCCTGTGTTTCCTTACCACCAAAGCCGCCACCCATGCGACGCATATCAACCACCACTTTGTGCATCGGCAAATCCAGCACCGAAGCCACCAGTTTCTGGACTTCGGTCGGATGCTGCGTCGAGCTGTAAACCAGCATCGCGCCGTCTTCGCCCGGCATCGCCGACGCAATCTGCGTTTCCAGATAAAAATGCTCCTGCCCGCCAATCTCCAGCTCGCCCTGCAAGCGGTGCGGTGCGCAGGCCAGCGCCATTCCGGCATCGCCCCGTTTATGCTGATGCGGTTCCTCGACGTAATGCTCAAGTTCCAACGCCTGTCTGATGGTCAGAACGGCATCGCGGGGCTGATAATCCACTTTCGCCAGCGCAACCGCGGCGCGGGCGGCTTCCGGGGATGTCGCGGCAACCACCAGCACAATCTGCCCGACGTATTCCACCACGCCCTGCGCCATCAGCGGATCGCCGTGGGTCAGCGGCGCGATATCCGGATTACCCGGCACATCTGCCGCCGTCATCACCCGCACCACGCCGGGCACGCTGTAACAAGGTTCGGTATCAATATGCAGAATCTCAGCGTGTGCGTGCGGGCTGAGCAGCGGCACCAGATGCAACTGGCGCGGAAACTCCAGCCGGTCATCGGTGTACACCGCTTCGCCGCTGACGTGTTTATCCGCGCTTTCGTGTTTCTGGCTTTTGCCCACCCCGCTTTGTAATCCGGCGCGGAACAGCTGTTCCATCTCCTGCCGCGAGAGTGACGGTTTCGGTTCAGACATAATGAGTTACCCGCATCAGCGTTTCAGGAGACGTCAGTTCGATATGGCAGCGGCGCAGCAGGTTTTTGGCGACCTGCATGCGGTATTCGCGGCTGGCGCGGAAATCAGTGATCGGCGTGAAATCCCTCTCCAGCGCCAGACATGCGCGCTCGAGGGTAGCGGTTTGCCACGGCTGCCCGAGCAGTTGCGCTTCGCAATGTGCGGCACGTTTCGCCACTTCCGCCATGCCGCCGAACGCAATGCGCGCATGTACCACCACGCCGTCGCGGACTTCAATCTGCAACGCGGCGCAGACCGCTGAAATATCGTCCTCCAGCCGTTTCGACACTTTATAAACCCGCAACTGCCGCGCCTCCGACGTCACGCGCGGAATGCGGATCTGCTCGATAAATTCACCCGGCTGCAAGGCCGTTTTGCGGTAGCCGAGGAAGAATTCGTCCAGCGGTAATTCGCGTTGCGCCGTGCCGCAGCGCAGCAGCAGAGAAGCGCCCAGCGCCAGCAACACCGGACCGCCGTCGCCAATCGGGGAACCGTTGGCGATATTGCCGCCAAACGTGCCCTGATTACGGATTTGCTGCGAGGCAAAACGCTCCAGCAGCTCACCGAACGCCGGGAATTCACGGTGCAGAACCGGCAGACAGGCGCTCAGCGTCGCCGCAGCGCCAATATGAATAGCCTGACCGGTCAGCGTAATGTCTTTCAGTTCCGCCACATGGCTGAGCGAAATCAGTTTCGGGATGTGCTGATACCGTTGCGTCACGTCCAGCGCCAGATCGGTGCCACCGGCTACCAGGCGGGAATCCGGCTCTGCCAGATACCGTTGCGCCAGTTGATCAATCGTGGCCGGTTGCTGCGTCGCGGAAATCGCTCGCAGTTTTTCAAGCGAATG from Rahnella sikkimica encodes the following:
- a CDS encoding type II toxin-antitoxin system RelE/ParE family toxin gives rise to the protein MYDVTVLPAAQKELRKLPMPLYVSLVDAIEELEFHGPALQDPQVRYVGNGMREVRVTTQDGLGRAFYFFMQGRRIYVVHILHKKTAKTPRQDLELAIERMKNIKRNEYERC
- the xdhB gene encoding xanthine dehydrogenase molybdopterin binding subunit, whose protein sequence is MSEPKPSLSRQEMEQLFRAGLQSGVGKSQKHESADKHVSGEAVYTDDRLEFPRQLHLVPLLSPHAHAEILHIDTEPCYSVPGVVRVMTAADVPGNPDIAPLTHGDPLMAQGVVEYVGQIVLVVAATSPEAARAAVALAKVDYQPRDAVLTIRQALELEHYVEEPHQHKRGDAGMALACAPHRLQGELEIGGQEHFYLETQIASAMPGEDGAMLVYSSTQHPTEVQKLVASVLDLPMHKVVVDMRRMGGGFGGKETQAAGTACLAALAAHLTGRPAKMRLARQDDMLITGKRHPFHVSYDVGFTDDGIIHGIDLKLAANCGYSLDLSGSIVDRAMFHSDNAYYLGDALITGYRCKTNMASNTAYRGFGGPQGILAIEHIVDHIARELGMDPLTVRKNNYYGQESRNITHYHQPVGQNLLEEMTSKLEESAEYAARRDAVTKFNRSNPYLKKGLALTPVKFGISFTASFLNQAGALVLVYTDGSIQLNHGGTEMGQGLNTKVAQIVAEVFQVDISRIQITATDTGKVPNTSPTAASSGTDLNGKAAQNAAEIIKARMVEMLMRVHDAAESDVEFSNGQVRVKNEYFSFEQVATQCWLNQVPLSSTGYYKTPKIFYDRSKAAGHPFYYFSYGAACAEVLVDTLTGEYKLLRADILHDVGDSLNPAIDIGQVEGGFVQGMGWLTTEELVWNDKGRLMTSGPAAYKIPAIGDIPQDLRVHLVENRKNPEDTVFHSKAVGEPPFMHGISVWCAIKDAVSSLADYRVHPHIDAPATPERVLNGINQLRFSGDVVTNGVSEKTEKVNG
- a CDS encoding helix-turn-helix transcriptional regulator, producing MKDVDDDYKLIPFSEVKAEAMKNPEFAAAYAALKMHKKMVAELKETRKAEALTQEDMARLTGLKKQNISRLENGVVSPTFFTLSRYAAALGGTIEFKKLS
- the xdhA gene encoding xanthine dehydrogenase small subunit, which encodes MIQFLMNGRIQTENLPDDTTVLQYLRRDAGRCGTKEGCASGDCGACTVVLAEKEGDGLKYTTVNACLTFMPAIHGKQLITVEDLKHQGELHHVQRAMVDNHASQCGFCTPGFVMSLFALEKQKQTFEREPFNREKALQAFSGNLCRCTGYRPIMAAAQAVCEAPQADQFDANTQHSLEKLRAISATQQPATIDQLAQRYLAEPDSRLVAGGTDLALDVTQRYQHIPKLISLSHVAELKDITLTGQAIHIGAAATLSACLPVLHREFPAFGELLERFASQQIRNQGTFGGNIANGSPIGDGGPVLLALGASLLLRCGTAQRELPLDEFFLGYRKTALQPGEFIEQIRIPRVTSEARQLRVYKVSKRLEDDISAVCAALQIEVRDGVVVHARIAFGGMAEVAKRAAHCEAQLLGQPWQTATLERACLALERDFTPITDFRASREYRMQVAKNLLRRCHIELTSPETLMRVTHYV
- the xdhC gene encoding xanthine dehydrogenase accessory protein XdhC, which encodes MRTDDWVTRLHDLRQRGEPCVVATLVDQQGSTPRDAGSKMLITAGDLFYTLGGGNLEFQVTAIAREMLQQGAKTSRLEHFSLGARLGQCCGGMATVLLEPLGQPQPHVVVYGAGHVGRALVNILSTLPCRITWVDARASEFPVHVDPQITCVVDDEPEGTVAQMPAGSYFMVLTHDHQLDFALSEKILKRGDFRYFGLIGSETKRKRFDYRLSGKGISGEQLMRMRCPVGLPDVRGKLPAEIAVAIAGEFIAAYGAHIETFS
- a CDS encoding ABC transporter ATP-binding protein, which encodes MSAIQISHLSKSFATQPVLNDVSLHILPGEFVAVLGPSGCGKTTLLRTVAGFETVNSGTITVGDRLFSSPDVHVQPEKRELGIVFQNYALWPHMSVEENVAYSLKVVGMDRNERRVRTQEALALVGLRDFATRRPSDLSGGQRQRVALARCLVTRPGVVLLDEPLANLDVHLRAAMEEEFSRFHKQSGATLLYITHDQQEAMSLADRVVVMNEGRVMQFATPQMLYREPANEMVATFIDDGRVIPVTNIQPDGNGYAQVAIFGTRVRLRTAVSQPAVAKAQACVHAADLRFAEPGETGIPARVSRQIYRGGYCQTDITPHAAPELRLSLHSKKEVQPGDNVTFIIADGWVLPQ